The following nucleotide sequence is from Streptomyces sp. NBC_00239.
ATCATCCGCCGCGGGATGAACGGATCCGTCTCGGGGCGCGACTACATGATGGGCTGGGGCCTGGCCCTGGTCGCGGTGGTGGCGGGCTCCTTCGCCTCCTGGCGGCAGACGATGCTGCACATCCTGCCCGGCGACAAGGGCTACGGCAGCGAGGTCTTCGGGCTGCACCTGTACGTGTGGGCGTGGATCCTGTTCACCGCCTCCGTGGTCGCCGTGGGTGTGGTGATGGCCTTCGCGCACGCGACGGCCGGCCGCTCGGTGCCCGCCTCGTACCGGCTGCCCGGGCAGCTCGTGCTCGGCTTCCTGGCGCTGGTGATCGCCGTGAACGTGGTGGCCGTCTTCTTCGAGGAGGGCTTCCACTGGTTCCTGCCGGACGACCCGTCGCGGTACGAGCTGCTGTACGACCTGGGCATCCTCGACTGAACGCCGGGGGGCTCGGTCGGGCGGGTTCGTGGGGTCTGTGGGGTGCGCGGGACGGCAGCGGCCGCCGTCCCGCGCTTCGCGCGAGCGGCGGCCGCTGCCGTCGGGCCCGTTCAGCCCGGGGTGGCCTTCATCTGCTCCAGCCCCTTTGCCAGACCCTCACGGTCCATCACCGGAACGACCGAGATCTCGGCGTTGAACTGCATGAACAAGTCCTCCAGCATGGGCGGCATCTGGGAACTGTCCTGCAGGTCGAAGACCATCCAGCAGGACCGCACTCCGCCGTCCAGGCCGAAGTAGGCGGCCTCCGGCTTGAGCGCGTCCATCATCGCGGCCATGGCCTTCGGCAGGCTTCCGCTCTTCAGGGCCTCGTTGCCGGCCTGAGTGTCGATGAGCGCGTGGAGCATGACTCGCATGCGTGACTCCTTCCGTCGCACCCACGGTCGGCCGGTCCGGTGGGGGCGGCAACTCACCCGCCTCCGTCCGGGGGGCGGGCCCACCCGGACGGGGGCGGGGGGCGGCCGGACGGGGGCAGGGGCCGCTCGGTCCGCGGGCGGAGGACGGGTCCGCCCGAGGGCGGGGACGGGGTCGCCCGAGGGTGGGGAAGGGTCCGTCCGAGGTGGAGGCGCTCGGCTTACTCCCCGGCCTGGTGGGAGCGGAGCCGCTCGGCTTGCGCGCGGCCGACTTCGGCCGCGCGGTGCAGGTAGTCGCCGATCACGGCCAACTCGTCGTCGGAGTAGCCGTCCAGGACGGCGCCGAAGGCCCGGCCGGGGGTCTCCCAGGCTTCGCCGATCCGGGCCCGCGCCTCCGGGGCCAGGGCGACCAGGGAGCGCCGGCGGTCCTGGGGGTCGGTCTGCCGTTCGACGATCCCCGCCTTGACCATGCGGTCCACGAGGCGGGTGGCGGAGCCCGAGGTCAGCCCGGTGAGGCGGGCGATGTCGCCGGTGCTGACCGGCCCCGGCTCCATGTCGAGGAGGGCGATGCACTGCATGTCGGTGGGGTGCAGCCCGACGTGGTCGGCCATGGCCTGGTTGAAGAGGGAGTAGTCGGCGTAGTGCCGCTGGCTCTCGAAGATGATCCGCGCG
It contains:
- a CDS encoding MarR family winged helix-turn-helix transcriptional regulator, translated to MSTDSPRSGEWTRTELLARIIFESQRHYADYSLFNQAMADHVGLHPTDMQCIALLDMEPGPVSTGDIARLTGLTSGSATRLVDRMVKAGIVERQTDPQDRRRSLVALAPEARARIGEAWETPGRAFGAVLDGYSDDELAVIGDYLHRAAEVGRAQAERLRSHQAGE
- a CDS encoding disulfide bond formation protein B, whose amino-acid sequence is MNSILPDASPMAGGLLGRVQYWFACFFAFGWTGVVCGGLYYQFVEWEYPCPLCIAQRMFMLLAAIGAGVIIRRGMNGSVSGRDYMMGWGLALVAVVAGSFASWRQTMLHILPGDKGYGSEVFGLHLYVWAWILFTASVVAVGVVMAFAHATAGRSVPASYRLPGQLVLGFLALVIAVNVVAVFFEEGFHWFLPDDPSRYELLYDLGILD